The Cupriavidus sp. EM10 genome includes a region encoding these proteins:
- a CDS encoding UdgX family uracil-DNA binding protein (This protein belongs to the uracil DNA glycosylase superfamily, members of which act in excision repair of DNA. However, it belongs more specifically to UdgX branch, whose founding member was found to bind uracil in DNA (where it does not belong), without cleaving it, appears to promote DNA repair by a pathway involving RecA, rather than base excision.): protein MATKRDIPIADAAHLNACRRCDLWHDATQAVPGKGPAHAPLMLVGEQPGNDEDLRGEAFVGPAGRLLDEALARAGVLRSAVYLTNAVKHFKFETRGKRRLHKTPGQLEVEACHLWLEREIDRVRPRAIVALGATAAGSVLHRKRVTLSQMMDAPVTCDDYLVIVTYHPSFALRQRSSEARDAALDRIVASLREAARLAHLDLDVAHAG from the coding sequence ATGGCGACGAAGCGAGACATCCCGATAGCCGACGCGGCGCACCTGAACGCCTGCCGCCGCTGCGACCTCTGGCACGACGCCACGCAGGCGGTGCCGGGCAAGGGCCCGGCCCATGCGCCCCTGATGCTGGTAGGCGAGCAGCCCGGCAACGACGAGGACCTGCGGGGCGAGGCTTTCGTCGGCCCGGCCGGGCGGCTGCTGGACGAGGCGCTGGCGCGGGCCGGCGTGCTGCGCAGCGCGGTCTACCTGACCAATGCCGTCAAGCACTTCAAGTTCGAAACGCGCGGCAAGCGGCGGCTGCACAAGACGCCAGGGCAGTTGGAAGTGGAGGCCTGCCATCTGTGGCTGGAACGGGAAATCGACAGGGTGCGACCGAGGGCGATTGTCGCGCTCGGCGCCACTGCGGCCGGGTCGGTATTGCACCGGAAGCGGGTCACCCTATCCCAAATGATGGATGCCCCCGTGACGTGCGACGACTACCTGGTCATCGTCACGTACCACCCGTCGTTCGCGCTGCGCCAGCGCTCGTCCGAGGCCCGCGATGCGGCGCTGGACCGGATCGTGGCCAGCCTGCGCGAGGCCGCCCGCCTGGCACACCTGGATCTGGATGTCGCCCATGCAGGCTGA
- a CDS encoding BON domain-containing protein, protein MFDFLRRHRHERTDNEVTRDAVRDTGPQFQEPSGAESWRAKAHQDRAQRQNEPGYGGAGYFGSSDSGGQSFNGAQRLYPGDPGYRAHPTQPVHSARIGAGRYPGPKDYQRADDLIRDDICERLTMHDGIDVSEVSVEVAAGVVTLSGMVQDRYQKRLIEDMADAVFGVQDVENHIRVQRRGDPDDGIGDRSAADPSARTLNLS, encoded by the coding sequence ATGTTCGACTTTCTGCGCCGGCACCGGCATGAGCGGACAGACAACGAAGTGACGCGGGATGCGGTACGCGATACCGGCCCGCAGTTCCAGGAGCCCTCGGGCGCGGAAAGCTGGCGCGCCAAGGCGCATCAGGACCGCGCGCAGCGGCAGAACGAGCCGGGCTACGGCGGCGCCGGCTACTTCGGCAGCAGCGACAGCGGCGGCCAGTCGTTCAACGGCGCCCAGCGGCTGTATCCGGGAGACCCCGGCTACCGCGCGCATCCTACGCAACCGGTGCACTCGGCCCGCATCGGCGCAGGTCGTTACCCCGGCCCCAAGGACTACCAGCGCGCGGACGACCTGATCCGGGACGATATCTGCGAGCGCCTGACGATGCACGACGGCATCGACGTGTCCGAGGTGTCGGTGGAGGTCGCGGCAGGCGTCGTGACACTGTCCGGCATGGTCCAGGACCGCTACCAGAAGCGCCTGATCGAGGATATGGCGGATGCCGTCTTCGGCGTGCAGGACGTCGAGAACCATATCCGCGTGCAACGCCGCGGCGATCCCGACGACGGGATCGGCGACCGGTCTGCGGCTGACCCGTCGGCGCGCACGCTCAACCTGAGCTGA